In Hippopotamus amphibius kiboko isolate mHipAmp2 chromosome 6, mHipAmp2.hap2, whole genome shotgun sequence, the genomic window aaatagtcattttaaatTGTGAGCACCTGATTTTTTACACAATGAAAGCAGTTCTATGTGGTATGTTTCCTCAGGGGGGCTTCATTTTGCTTTCCTTATCCACAAAATGTTATCAAGTATAAGaatattcttttgaaaatgtAGCATAAGCTGGTGtgctgttttgaaaataatattttcattaatgatTAAGAATATCTGAGAGACTTCCAAGGACAAAAATAACCCAAGGGAGACAGAAGGGCTAAGGAAAAAGCATAACAAAACTCAGAACTATATAAAAACATTGAaagttattatatatatttcaaaacttgTGAATTCTGTGCAAGCTTATCTTAATACTACAGGGTGTTAATAGCCAGTATAGTAGAAAAACTTAATGATGAGACATGAGATTCCTACAGTATCATCTCTCCATTCTAGAGTAACAGCTTTATACCTACTGGTAAAACTTGTAGTTTGACAAATTTGCTGAGCACCTAGAGTGTGCCAGGTACTCTCTTCAGGTAGTAATTATAAACATAAATCCAACAGGTCATAGTCTTAGGGAACTTACAGCATGGAGGGAAAAGGTAGTCTGGGAAATTGTCTTCCATAGGAGGGGGTCAGTTCTCTGAGAGATATGTAGATACAGTTATTGGATCTGAACCAGGAGTCCTCTGGAGAGGTGACATCCAAGTTACCTGAGTAGGAACTGGCCCTTCAAGGAAAGGGCAGGAAATAGTCAATCAGATAAAAGAACAGAATGAGTAATGATGTAGACATGTGCTACAGCATGGCGTgtgccagaaaactgctggcaaaTCAGTATTGTTAGGGTCTGCAGTGCAGGGTGCACAGTAGAGGGATGTAGCAGGAACCATGGGTAGGACTGCTTTATGGAAGGAACCTTGGACAGCATGGTAAGGAGCTTCGATTGTATCTTTCAGATGAAGAGATGTGTTTTTTAGGTGAGGAGCTAAGCAGAAGAGTGACAGATTGACATATTAGAGAGAGAGCATTCTGAAAGGCAGTAAGAAGAATGTTTTTGACAAGAAGGTGGTAAGGAGGAATAAGAACAGTAGGATACCAGTTGGGGAGATATTGTAATAAGCCAGATAATAATGATGGTTGAATTGTGTGGATGTGTCAAGGAGCACAgattaaaaggaagagagagatctGAGATGTATTTGGAGGGTAAAATCAGAATTTAAGGGCTGAATGGAAATCAGGGATGAAGataagaaagaaatcaaggattgGTGCAGGCTTACGGCTTAGGTGACTAGTGGAACAACAGTGCTACCAAACAGTAGTTTACAATCAGCATGTAGTCACAGGTTTTGGAGGAAAGCTAACTAGAGGAGACTTTGTTTTAATAAAGCCAactagtaaaattaaataaaacgctgagataacttattttaaaataaattcataaatataagtaaaatattcattttaaataaataaaataatttattttaattttaaattttaattattgtcAGTATATTGCATACGAATCACAAAGTTGTATATGTAAAAGTTACAGGGTTTAATGATTAATAAAATTCCCCAgagtattatttttatctttcctctgTAAATTCCAACTCCTGTGCACAGACTTGTAAAAACAAGGGATTAAAAACTACTCTTGGGGATATATTCCAATGTGGCTTCCATTAAAGAGTTTCAAAGAGTGGCAGATTCAGGCTCATATATGTTATGGCAACAATCTATTctctaataaaagaataaaacatatgcTAGATCAAAAGTGTTTCCACTTAagcaatattaaaataaatatcctgTATTCTTTTTGCCATTTAGATTGGAGCCATGGCTTTGGAACACAACCAGTCAACAGATTACTATtatgaggaaaatgaaatgaatgacacTCATGACTATAGTCAGTATGAAGTGATCTGCATAAAAGAAGAGGTCAGAAGATTTGCAAAAgtcttcctgcctgccttcttcACAATAGCTTTCATCACTGGACTTGCAGGCAATTCCATAGTAGTGGCGATTTATGCCTATTACAAAAAGCGGAGAACCAAAACAGATGTGTACATCCTGAATCTGGCAGTGGCAGATTTACTCCTTCTATTCACTCTGCCTTTTTGGGCAGTGAATGCAGTTCATGGGTGGGTTTTAGGGAAAATCATGTGCAAAGTCACTTCAGCCTTGTACACAGTCAACTTTGTCTCTGGAATGCAGTTTCTGGCTTGTATCAGCATAGACAGATATTGGGCGGTAACTAAAGCCCCCAGTCAATCAGGGGTGGGGAAACAATGCCGGCTCATCTGTTTCTGTGTCTGGATGGCGGCCATCTTGCTGAGTATACCTCAGCTGGTTTTTTATACAGTAAATCACAAGGCTAGGTGCATTCCCATCTTTCCATACCACCTGGGAACATCAATAAAAGCATCAATTCAAATGCTGGAAATCTGCATTGGATTTGTAATACCCTTTCTTATTATGGCAGTGTGCTACTTTATCACGGCAAAGACACTCATCAAGATGCCAAACACTACAAAATCTCGGCCCCTCAAAGTTCTGCTCACAGTGGTCATAGTTTTCATCGTCACTCAGCTGCCTTATAACATTGTCAAGTTCTGCCAAGCCATAGACATCATATACTCCCTGATCACCACCTGCGACATGAGCAAACGTATGGATGTTGCCATCCAAATCACAGAGAGCATTGCACTCTTTCATAGCTGTCTCAACCCGGTCCTGTATGTTTTCATGGGAACCTCTTTTAAAAACTACATCATGAAAGTTGCCAAGAAATATGGCTCCTGGAGAAGACAAAGACAAAATGTGGAGGAGATTCCTTTTGATTCTGAAGATACTACAGAGCCAACCAGTACTTTcagcatttaaatataaaaccacTCTGTCTTGCTTCGATACACATGAACGATGCTTCTCAGATCAAACATCtgcatttttctgaaattcaaatctcaAACACTGTGGTGGCAACTTATAATAAAGAAGAGGTTGGAGTGGGGAAGTGGAGTGGGGTAGAAGCCAAGAAAAAGAGGatgcaaaataataaatgcataaaacatggaaattaaaattaacaatatagGAAAATCGTAGTAACAGTCatacataagaaaaaaactataagcTAGGTCATCTAAAACATTATTAAAGAGGTTTAAATTAAGGggcatttataattattttacattatctaaattttaatataaaaacaatttcccTGCATATTGTTAGAATTTGAATAACTATGCAGCAAAATTTAAtgtctttcttcttgtttcttaatttttaagtgatttCATAAAACTCCAGGAGAAAAACAATtagcaatcaaaaaaaaaaaacataaaaagcttTTCTGGTCCTTTAAATACATTATTGGTAAGTTTCTAAACATATAATTTGCTTTTATGATGTTAAGTTTCTTTAGTAATAAGCTGGTTATCCTGTTAGATTTATCATGCATACCCTAGAAGCAATCCTCAGACAATCACATTTATCTAGGTTTCAATTTTTATAACTGCCCAAAGGGCCCATCCATTTATGAGGCTATTACTGAGGGCTgactaaataatatattttcctatgtatactcttaaaaaaaaaaaaaaaaaaaaaaactcttatttTTCACTTACATACTTGTaatattaaagaatgaaaatatgtaccacaataaattttttaataacatgTACTGCTTatctctttaaaaacaattacATATGAATTATTATAGTCTATTTAATATGcccttattaaaatttaattttgatagaaATGACAATGGTCAAAAATAGTGTGCactaatatgaattttctttctcACAAACTGTAAAAAAAAGACGTTTTCTGCTCTTAAAATAAACTACCTAATCAAGacgttattttaaaattacttttttttatcaactatttctaaatttgaaaatgctttgcaaggcagaactgAAAGAACTGTGGTCATGAAATGAATAACTTATTATGTATCTTATTATTCTAGCACTGCATCTGACAGGAAAGATGCATATGAATACTCACCACTGCTCCACCATTTCTTGCCATTAATTACATAGCTATCTCCATCTTGCTTGATGCTACATTCAATATTCATGGCATCACTTGAAGCTACATCAGGTTCTACAAATAAGCAAAGGCTGAATTTACAGGCAGGCAGATTACATAAGTTTACAAAAGACACTTAGATAAAGAAATGTGAATTCTCTGAGGAGAGAGGCatctttgtcttttcatcttcctacCCTTCCCCCATGTCCCCCAGTTCTCCTACAACctacacatagtaggtattcaataaatgtgcattggaagaatgaacaaatgaagtaTTTAGAACATCTCAGATAGATCAACTATCGGAATTGTGTTCTTGGCATCCTCAGTGATATATGACTTTGGATACAACTCAATCTTTGCTTCAATCATCAAAcgtacattaaaaatatcattctgtACTTCCCACAATGGAAATCTGTACTACATATTTGCAAGCCAGATTTTCCCACCATAGGTTTAGTATcttaaacaacttttttttttcaaattaatttttattggagtatagtcgatttacaatgttgtgttattttctgatgtacagaaaagtgaatcatatatccactcttttttagattcttttcccatataggtcattacagagtactgagtagagttccctgtgctatacagtaggttcttagcagttatctgttttatatatagtagtgtgtatatgtcaatcccaatctcccaatttgtctctcctcccccacgtcccccgctttcccccttggtaacaataagtttgttttctacatctgtgactccattTCTGTAGTATCTTAAACAATTTCTAACTGTGTCTTGCAAATTCCATCAGGAATGCTTTCACCAATCTATTTATTTTGCATTCTGTAAAGCTTGCTCAACACTTAATGTCTTCAGAAAGCTCTCCATAGGACACTTTTACAAGACTGCTCTACTGCACTGCATTTTAGAACTTAGCGGCTAGCTCTCAGAAATAGTAATCTGTGCTTGTTAATATGCTGCTCTTTTGAATGGAttcttaagatattttatgtgtTCTCCTTTTAAAACTAGAGACCATCTTTCTTTAGAAAAGGAGGTGTGTACTCTACTTATGCTGTAATTAGAGCTTTGTAGACAACACAGCATACtacaggtgttcaataaatgcctCTTACTGATTTAAATGGAAATCagttttgctattataaaaataTGCAACGTTATAGAAGGACAATAAAATCTGGCCAAAATTATGGCTAGATGAAATCTAGTTTAATTCTAAACTCAGTTATGAAACAATGACTTTGTCTTTCGAAGAGTTCTTAATTACTGTTTCCTATGTACAAACGTACCAAATCCCATTTTTATTAATATGCTCCTAGTTTAATTACCCCACATGATTATAATTTTAGCTATATGACCAACACGGGTGAAAGTTCTATTTTTCTGGGTttatggcagagttgagtagttttTAAGTGTCAATATAAAATTATCACAAAGATGAATGTTTCATATACTACAGTTAAAAAGATTTTCAATACCCATAGATGGCAGTtttaaatgcaagtcaaaagatTATGGAACTAGGTTTTCTCTGCTGCTAATGCCTAAAGCAGGCTACCAGAAAACAACATCTGGTGTCCTCCCAAAGGGGAGGACAATTTTATCCTGCACATTTAAAAATGCCCAAAATTAAAACTGGGCTCACAGCAAACATATTTACATTTCTGGCCGTCGGCAAATTTACCTGAAACACAGAGCCACATCCCACATTTCTTCAGTTCCTCCATAATAAGAGTGACTGCATGATGGGAGAACATGACTGATTTGTTCTTACCTGACATACAGAAGCAGGAGGCAATGCTCCCTTGAAGAAGAGGCTCAAGCCACTGCTGCTTCTGTTTCTCACTTCCATATAGGTAGAGCACCTCCATGTTCCCTGTGTCTACTCGTAATAAGGAAAagcatttgttttgcatttaaaaatttaccaatATGAAATCCAAACTTTACATAGATAATAGACATGAACCTTTTTAGAGCAAATATTtactaacaaaaatattttgaaacataatAGACGAGATTGGGCGCGTTTAGGGTGGCATGGCCGTAGGCTAAATATGCTAGTAAATATAATTTACAAGAAAGGTATGCCATAAGTAGTTACAAGTACATGGCATTTGGTGCCTGTTTATTCAACTTGTTCTGAATCACAGACACTTGTCTACTTCATCTCCATAAAGCATGGCTCTAATGAGTTTTAACTCAATTAGGACTGAGATAAATAATTTTCTGGCCTAACCTTTGCCTGCTATTTTGCAAATATACTCTGCTCGGAGTGATTGCAATGTTCTTGGAGAACAATTAACATTACTTATTAATGAGACTTCAGCTCTGAGACTCCTGTTCCTCAAACACACTCTGTGCTTTCTAACTCCCACATGTTTGCTTGGGCCAGACCTTCTCTCAGGTGAAATTCTACCTGTCACTCCTAAGTAAATTTCTGCTTCCGAGCCACCTCCAATTGTAAAGACTCTCCAGCTACCCAACCAGAAATATCTCCTTCCTTTGACCTCACATGGTACTTATTGTCTCTTTACTGCTAACATTGCTCTTACTTCTGTGACTCCATACCATCTAGAAAAGTACTAGGTAATATCTCAAGGATGCTAAACACGGAATCCCTGCTCTGGATAGAAAATGAGAGTAGATAACTTCAAAGACCCTCTCCAGCCCTAAGAGGACACTGTGCAATACATGATACACTGCAGTATCACTCTCAGGTGAAAAAGAATGCTTCATATCTGCTGTGGAGCAAAATGCTCTAGATGCCTTTCTCTGATTTTCATTCCcatcaaatttctaaaaatactcTCTAAAGCCTTTCCCATGAATAGTCATTACTTATAAGATTTTGAGGAAGAATTTTTCAGGACCGTCTCCTACAatgatattaaaaacaattattgaaATGCCTGTTAAAATTGAACTAAGTCTAAGTTAAGTCTCTCAAAACAGGTTTATACTCTGTTCAGGCACTCCTAACAGGGCCCAAGTTATATTAAAATGCACACAATTCCTAGTAGATTAACACAAGCTTAAACTTCTTTTCAACTGAGGGAGAAAATGAGTCTTGAATTATAATTaatgaagttcatttttttcttgttttaaattcagTGTTTCTTGTTGTAGTTTGAATGAGGTAAATATTGAATAAGAACTTTCCAAACCTTAGTTTATTCGGAGAAGCTGACAAACCAAAGCTATCATTTACaggttggttaaaaaaaaaaagcctagataAATTACttgtacaaaaagaaaaactttctccTAAATTAGCCTAAAGGCCCCCAAATTTTCTAGTAACAGCTTTAGAATTAAAATGACTATTTTCAACATTCCAATATACAATATTGTATGACTTAtcgatgggaaaaaaaaataacaacagaaagaaaaaaaggcagatcaGAAGACTACATATGTGTCCCACAACCTTTTATAACTATTTGGGAAATAATTTGGGTATCTTGAGTAGGAATTCATCTCACATATACTTAACAACACTCCCAAGTATTTAATCGACATCAATGACATTCCCTTCTTCTTCTGCTTTGGAAAAAGCAAGACACAATGCTCTAAAACACAATGGCCCAAAAGTGTCTCCACCACAAAGAGAAAACGCCTAGCTTCCTACCTATGGTTTTACATATCTTGTTTGCTGAGGACAGCTGCTTATCATACTTTGGTCAAAGAAaatgtcaattttaaaatttcagaagtttGGTGATATCATAGTACAACTGATAGACTCATGAATTTTAATACTAGAAAAAAGTCCATGACCATCTAATGAAAAGTTTATAGGTCAAATGGAAAAATAGTGGCAGAGCTGCATCTGCAATGGATGTATTCTAtagcattatttttcatattatgacCCATGTGTCATAAAATTCAATGGAATATGGTTAGCATTtgctaagaaatgaaaatagttcAAAATAGAATACACTAGACTAGACCCAGTGGAAAATATATGAATTCATGTAGTAAGGGAAACTTGTTTCATGAAGCCTTTTTCCAGTAATATATGTCTCTCCCCTCCTCATTTCCataaatccatccatccatgaacACACACATACTACATATGCTACATATTGGGtcacaatataaaatatatttcttactatgAGTGGcgataaaaaaaaagttttaagcaaAAAACTACCAGTTCTCTTTCCACAAAATTATGCTACGTATGTAGCATGATATAATAGCTACACATAATGAGATAAAATCTTTAGAAATTCTGTGAACAGATTTACTTTTATAATAGCCTCATTATTGGATTAAAATGCAGCACAGCAGTAAACTGACaaatcagaatttgaagagaGAAAACTATATCTAGGACAAGTTCAACCATTATCAGATGTTTATGGACTATCTCAGTAATTCCCAAGAAATGAGAGTCAAAGTCCAGTGTGGAAATACTTTGAGAAGCAACTAGATTATATTTTTTCTGACATTCACTATACCTCTTTTTGGCACTTCCCCACTTCATTAACTCTCTTTGGGAGGCTTTAGTACCAGGGCCATACAATAAACACAAAAGGCAAAACCGAGGCCTAACCTGTCAGGGACACTATAGGATATTATACAATCATCCTTCTACTACAAATCAAATGCCAGCTCTTGACTGGAAGCATCAAAAACAACCAGACTAACTtgggagaaaaagagacaaaagacatATCGAGGGTCTACCCTAGACCTATTGCGTCAGAATCTCCAAGGATGAAGCCTGTgaatctggatttttttaaaagcttcttagGGGGTTCCTTCTGCAAACCGGATTCAAAAACACCTTCTAAAGACTATATTCCTGGTTTAGTCCTTCcatattacctttttaaagaaaagttggcCTCCTTCCCTCATCCTTCCAATTTTTCATGCCAAAGTCCTTGAAGGCATCCTTGACTCCCCTGTTAATACCTCACAACCAATCAGGAAATCCTCTTGGCtctgctttcaaaatatatttagaaacttTCCACTTCTCACTCTTTCCACTGCTACTCCCTTGAACAAATCCCCATCATCTTTCACCAGGACCATCAGAACAAGACTCCCTGCttacctccttctctccctttgttAATTCTCAACATAGTCGCCAAAGGGATCCTTTTAAAACTGAAGTGACACTTTGTCAACCCCCATTTCACTGAAAGTATAAGCCCTCACTTACCCTATAAGTCCCAATATATAAGGCCCTTTCCTCTCTGATATCTTTTGCTATTCTTTCCCAGCCACATTGACTTCCTTGGCTAGTCTTGAAATATACCAATCACACTCTTGCTTTAAGGCCTTTGCATTTTATGTTCTCTGTGCTGTGAAAACTATTCCCCCAGATTTCAGCATGACTAACTCTCACTTTCTTTAAGTCTTTACTGAACGTCGTTTTCTTAATAAGGCCTATCCTGAGCCTTCCATCTTAAATTATATTACACATCCCTGTCCCTCAGCATTCTAGAGCTCCCCaaccttgctattttttttccaaagcacttTTCATCTTCACACTTACTATATAATTACTTATTTAATCtatctattgtttatttttgtatgtctctattagaatgtcagctccatgaggCAGGAATCTTCATGATATATCATGATATACCCAAAGTTCCTAAAATAGTACTTGGCATGTAGTAGGCAACTGATAAATAATTGGTGAGTAAATGGAGAGATAGTGAGGCTTACTAAAAGATTTAAAACTCTATCTATTCTAACTAATCACAGATATATTTAATACCCAGTCAGAAAACCGGAAACCTTATACTCCCAATCCCTTTGGCAGTGACTTCTATTCACTAATACTCTTCAGGTAATGAtgtttaataaaagaataatCCAATGAGAACTTTAGatctagtttttaaatattaaatcaaagtaactgaaaagtaaaattatagaCAAATTTATAAATCAATGACTTTGTGTAGAAAAACTCCCTTGTCATAAAATAGGGAAATTTTAAACACTGCTCAAAATATCCGAGaaaagttctgtttttaaataatatagtaaCCTGGTGCCTGGCAGTTAAAGACATCTGGAGCAAAAAAGCATCTTCCTGTTTCTTCGGCAATCAAGGCGTAGTCCACCTGGCTGAGACCGCTTACAGCTGGCAAAAACAAGTTCCAGAGGCCTTCTGCTTTGGCCATTTCCTGTCAAGGTGATAAATATGCCAGAGTGATTATAATTTATCATGAcctaaaatagtttatatttaaaagatactGGTATTTATGCCTTTTGAACTTATGaagttatttatttcattgtattcTATAATGCAAGTAGTTATTAATTCATTATAAATGAACAATTTCTTAATAGTTAAAGAAATGACTTTTCCACCAAGCTTCCTTAGATTTGGCTGAAAAACTAAATTTTCTTACTTGAGCACTTATTGAATCATAGCAATTATAAAATCTCCTACGTCTGAGTATAATTATGCCAAATATAATATTTCGTGCATTTCAATTTCTAATATgtgttaaaatttgaaaacatgaaaTTTGGATTAAGCCCATGTGGGACAAATACCCTGCCTCAACTTTAGTCTCAAGTGAGTAGCGttgattgtatttttaatttgaacaGTTGTAAGAGGCTGTCTCTATCACATACCATACACAACACACTATGTAACCTAATTTGTATATTACAGATTATATTTTTacgtttctttttaaaaagttacaattGATATAATTATCCTCTACAtatacaacaagagaagcaacaatAAACTAAGGTCTCAAAAGACACCTGCATATAAATTCTCCAATTTTAagattctcttatttttcttaccttGAGTTTATCAATCACTAAAGGTTTTTTCCACTTGTctactgcattttcattttgaacaTAGAATTCAATTACCTCCTTaaagtataagagaaaaaaaaactcatcagttaaagttaataaaagtaaataatgcCACAAACTGCTAACATCCAAAGTAAACATATTTAGGTGAAGTTTTTCAGCTGCTTTTGAATCAGTAAAATTTCCTTCTAAAACCAAACAcagatgtataaaaaattttagatatttgCTCCTCACAAAATTATGCTACCTCCATATTAGAGGATTAACTTTCAAAATCCTATCCCAAGATTTGAGTGTTCCATTTTAGCAATATGGCATACTCGATGGTAACTGAATCCT contains:
- the ACKR4 gene encoding atypical chemokine receptor 4, whose amino-acid sequence is MALEHNQSTDYYYEENEMNDTHDYSQYEVICIKEEVRRFAKVFLPAFFTIAFITGLAGNSIVVAIYAYYKKRRTKTDVYILNLAVADLLLLFTLPFWAVNAVHGWVLGKIMCKVTSALYTVNFVSGMQFLACISIDRYWAVTKAPSQSGVGKQCRLICFCVWMAAILLSIPQLVFYTVNHKARCIPIFPYHLGTSIKASIQMLEICIGFVIPFLIMAVCYFITAKTLIKMPNTTKSRPLKVLLTVVIVFIVTQLPYNIVKFCQAIDIIYSLITTCDMSKRMDVAIQITESIALFHSCLNPVLYVFMGTSFKNYIMKVAKKYGSWRRQRQNVEEIPFDSEDTTEPTSTFSI